One segment of Mycoplasmopsis glycophila DNA contains the following:
- a CDS encoding ABC transporter ATP-binding protein, with protein sequence MKKNVKYNLWVKNMKQSAKNFVNFFNYKQRQRNKIFDWDDFYKDVQYKTFNDGTKLKIAAEIKDIYLSFTNPARPGEKNKVLRGPSIQIFEGKVHSIIGESGSGKSVITSLLYGLTGDNAVIDSGEIKLYNNNVEEFSLRDWERSKYRGKVVSAVFQNPMSTLNPTMKVGEQIMEGMLINRVVKNRKEAYARAIEFLKLTKINDPEAVMKLYPHEMSGGMIQRVVIAAIVALEPKVLVMDEPTTALDPTVQALVLDVIKDLQEKLNLSIVFITHDLGVVASISDYISIMYAGQIIEEGTAREILEYPQHPYTWGLISSMPDVNLGSRLKTVRGSVPANLNNIVGDAFAPRNDYALGIDFEQEPAFYFISETHRVKSALLDEKAPSYQPPKVIQKLWDKYLANTPEKEIIAVKEDGTSSKVIYKKGA encoded by the coding sequence ATGAAAAAGAATGTTAAATACAACCTTTGAGTAAAAAACATGAAACAATCAGCTAAAAATTTTGTAAATTTCTTTAACTATAAACAAAGACAAAGAAACAAAATTTTTGATTGAGATGATTTTTACAAAGATGTTCAATACAAAACATTTAATGATGGAACAAAATTAAAAATTGCCGCTGAAATTAAAGATATTTATTTATCATTTACAAACCCAGCTCGTCCTGGTGAGAAAAATAAAGTTTTACGTGGACCAAGTATTCAAATTTTCGAAGGTAAAGTACACTCAATTATTGGAGAAAGTGGTAGTGGTAAAAGTGTTATTACTTCCTTACTTTACGGATTAACTGGTGATAATGCTGTGATTGACTCTGGAGAAATTAAACTTTATAACAATAATGTTGAAGAATTTAGTTTAAGAGATTGAGAACGTTCAAAATATAGAGGTAAAGTTGTTTCTGCGGTTTTCCAAAACCCAATGTCAACTTTAAACCCAACCATGAAAGTTGGAGAACAAATCATGGAAGGTATGCTTATTAATCGTGTTGTAAAAAACCGCAAGGAAGCATATGCTAGAGCAATTGAATTCTTAAAATTAACTAAAATTAATGACCCAGAAGCTGTTATGAAATTATACCCACACGAAATGTCAGGTGGTATGATTCAACGTGTTGTTATTGCAGCGATCGTTGCTTTAGAACCAAAGGTTCTTGTTATGGATGAACCTACAACTGCACTTGACCCTACAGTTCAAGCTTTAGTTCTTGATGTAATTAAAGACCTTCAAGAAAAGCTTAATTTATCAATTGTATTTATTACTCACGACCTTGGAGTTGTTGCTTCGATTAGTGATTATATTTCAATCATGTATGCTGGACAAATTATTGAAGAAGGAACTGCGCGTGAAATTTTAGAATATCCACAACACCCTTATACATGAGGTTTAATTTCAAGTATGCCTGATGTTAACTTAGGTTCGAGATTAAAAACTGTTCGTGGTAGTGTTCCTGCTAACTTAAATAATATTGTTGGTGATGCTTTTGCACCTAGAAATGACTATGCTTTAGGAATCGACTTCGAACAAGAACCAGCTTTCTATTTCATTTCAGAAACACACCGTGTCAAAAGTGCTTTACTTGATGAAAAAGCGCCAAGCTATCAACCGCCAAAAGTAATTCAAAAATTATGAGATAAATATCTTGCTAATACACCAGAAAAAGAAATTATTGCCGTTAAAGAAGATGGTACTTCTTCGAAAGTGATTTACAAGAAAGGAGCATAA
- a CDS encoding ABC transporter permease has translation MSKFNKLNNWFAKKANDIRSKATEPISEAAPNPLAQPFNYQAWKIIGNAFEYNEGKHLAKESNLFKEFVYRFANNFAGVFGFILIVMIILAAIIIPFTTQDPNFSYVQDKFKTIGEVDSRGIFHILGTDSVGRDFWARLWWGLRYSLALSIAVTAIEVCIGLTIGIMMGQFEIFDKIMTFLIKIISVVPSIIILILLTIILNPGFWVIVFSLSLTGWIGMANQIRAQVKRAKHLEWVAASKVLGTPMYKILKNYVPVILPILITQLVFTIPGVILSETSLAFIGLAIDDVPTLGNLISEGQKIFPTYLRYVFIPSSFLIAITASVQLIGASVQDALRRQR, from the coding sequence ATGAGTAAATTTAATAAATTAAATAATTGATTTGCTAAAAAAGCAAATGATATTCGTAGTAAAGCAACTGAACCAATTAGTGAAGCTGCACCAAATCCATTGGCACAACCTTTTAATTATCAAGCTTGAAAAATTATTGGAAATGCTTTTGAATATAATGAAGGAAAACATTTAGCTAAAGAATCTAATCTTTTCAAAGAATTTGTTTATCGTTTTGCTAATAACTTTGCTGGTGTCTTTGGATTTATTTTGATTGTAATGATTATTCTTGCTGCTATCATTATCCCTTTTACAACTCAAGATCCAAACTTCTCTTATGTTCAAGATAAGTTCAAAACAATTGGTGAAGTAGATTCACGTGGGATCTTTCATATTTTAGGAACTGACTCAGTTGGTAGAGACTTTTGAGCAAGACTTTGATGAGGTCTTCGTTATTCACTTGCTCTTTCAATTGCTGTAACAGCAATTGAAGTATGTATTGGTCTTACAATTGGTATTATGATGGGGCAATTTGAAATTTTTGATAAGATTATGACTTTTCTAATCAAGATTATTTCTGTTGTACCAAGTATCATTATCTTAATTCTTTTAACAATCATTTTAAACCCAGGTTTTTGAGTTATTGTCTTTTCATTATCTTTAACTGGTTGAATTGGAATGGCAAACCAAATTCGTGCACAGGTTAAACGTGCTAAACATTTAGAATGAGTTGCTGCTTCAAAAGTATTAGGTACTCCAATGTACAAAATTCTTAAAAATTATGTTCCAGTTATTTTACCTATCTTAATTACTCAATTAGTCTTCACAATCCCGGGTGTTATTCTTTCGGAAACTTCGCTTGCATTTATTGGTCTTGCAATCGATGATGTCCCAACATTAGGGAACTTAATTTCAGAGGGTCAAAAAATCTTCCCAACTTACTTAAGATATGTCTTTATTCCATCTTCATTCTTAATTGCTATTACAGCAAGTGTTCAATTAATCGGAGCTAGTGTGCAAGACGCACTCAGAAGACAAAGATAG
- a CDS encoding ABC transporter permease, translating into MIESSNKIIFTNIRNKKLSFAQKAFAIDSPLLKTLWRMFKIIFEFLIIGLIVISITFFLINAVPGSNSIVASAKTPEAREAIEAKYGLNLPLMQRYFNYIQGIFRGDFGISLSLFPGQEINSFIWIRFYKSFLVGIFSVFLTVVIGISLGIWVGKNPGGIVDNVSTVLVSIFSSVPSIIFALVLIFIGRAVGIPYVFEMNDFSTFILPGIALSLGSIIVYIKYIRTELNRELNSVHAKFAYLKGLTKNRFVWKHALKPALFPIATFFPAVIFGSFIGSIFIEQIFFIPGSGATLLQAIQTKDYNVILFLIIIFALLTIVSYATRDILYEAIDPRVRRRGK; encoded by the coding sequence ATGATTGAATCAAGCAACAAAATTATTTTTACAAACATTAGAAATAAAAAATTAAGCTTTGCACAAAAAGCTTTTGCTATCGATTCTCCGCTTTTAAAAACTCTTTGAAGAATGTTCAAAATTATTTTTGAGTTCTTAATTATTGGTCTTATCGTTATTTCAATTACCTTCTTTCTTATTAACGCTGTTCCTGGTTCAAACTCAATTGTGGCAAGTGCTAAAACTCCAGAAGCTAGAGAGGCAATTGAAGCTAAATATGGTTTAAATCTTCCGCTCATGCAAAGATATTTCAACTATATTCAAGGGATATTTAGGGGTGATTTTGGTATTTCGCTTTCTTTATTCCCGGGACAAGAGATTAATTCATTTATTTGAATTAGATTCTATAAATCATTTTTAGTTGGTATTTTCTCTGTCTTTCTTACTGTTGTAATTGGTATTTCACTTGGAATTTGAGTTGGAAAAAACCCTGGTGGAATTGTTGATAACGTTTCCACGGTGCTTGTAAGTATCTTTTCATCAGTTCCTTCAATTATTTTTGCTCTTGTTTTAATTTTCATTGGTAGAGCAGTCGGAATTCCATATGTTTTTGAAATGAATGATTTTTCAACTTTCATCTTACCTGGAATTGCGCTTTCATTAGGAAGTATCATTGTTTATATCAAATACATTAGAACAGAGCTTAATAGAGAACTTAATTCTGTGCATGCTAAATTTGCTTACCTTAAAGGTTTAACTAAAAACCGTTTTGTGTGAAAACATGCGCTAAAACCAGCTTTATTCCCAATTGCTACTTTCTTCCCTGCTGTTATTTTTGGTTCATTTATCGGAAGTATTTTTATTGAACAAATCTTCTTCATTCCTGGTTCAGGGGCAACTTTACTACAAGCTATTCAAACAAAAGATTATAACGTCATCTTATTCCTTATCATTATTTTTGCTTTATTAACTATTGTTTCGTATGCAACTCGTGATATTCTTTACGAAGCAATTGATCCAAGAGTTAGAAGAAGAGGTAAATAA
- a CDS encoding ABC transporter substrate-binding protein: protein MKQIKKKLFSLLLTFGATSQLAFIATACGTKEKDKNEEYLNNVIATVDKSSYDLGLATEPLNNLNYVLKQSVNKILPSLVDSFLKNGPVDSLKSILNTSKFNMVMVDTNSGKGSSNFDFYYNSTLAKVGENEKPNPSTSKLASENGYGNVLGSSYGLHDFGIFGGLGRASEGDDVKKQSTVYAFPNPKNSNNYMAATGFVNKAKNIWSNGDIVTAQDLRDYLEYILDYNNGSEKFDQIKKMSIRGAEDFANAQNEYNKKHGKFYSNPWGRRSYVPGPFEKYSYVQTASPVWESQTEGDEKEVEQIKQAALKFGFYTGQLFLDYTNEDIFSNLDLNPSFALDKEVQDFVMRDPKFPNDESKRKTVTIIKNQYVNPYQEFDYTDPATPTTLKARIQSLSVDENSFTIIFDENKTPDLNFILSHILMQLYPINRKYVETQTKGIDDYGSSPEKFLTSGPFTFDPKEVVLGPQGNITLNKNQEYYDVDNIIPNKIKILFSVERNINSIFFKDGYISQTVIPGNAINSFWANPQTKKYLKKNYGYGTIALGFNLDPESNGQSYIQDQNIRNAIYYALNREEMLKYVGWEFSFPVNNWTAYGQYKTKDGRNLEMFFSNRKLRAKNNKEYELLNYDYLVHLSKSFNFENTIREDFAFDLETARFYVEEFKKANPTVKSITLKYLNNSSDEQKKAGQYVKEKIEQMSDGFIKIEIKSLPENVFGSFYETGEFDFVYQNYDKIGGNSPQDYISAFFKRDGLNSLEGSLFGFKDNPTGDYIYADYFTKLVVDANFEGSLEKFLEPVIVQIKYVINADAELKAEFDKIYQSQAKPAIINYAESKLDQIWAKLLEKNPENETKLVKSLVKELLQYLLVKDANIAKTKLRHAAVFWMNLSYSISEIANITSSTRQRLQEQPVSDGKDKTLDLWEKVIELSFQKNDESIQAYSDRLNAFFSGNFTDLEIEQGWKEDAIFQLIGTFEKVVRENAFVVPLMEVDTNWEVTKVGGVSSLFTFDLQYAYDVTKPPRPGLPRTIGGGN, encoded by the coding sequence ATGAAACAAATCAAAAAGAAATTATTTAGTTTACTTTTAACTTTTGGTGCAACAAGCCAATTAGCATTTATCGCGACTGCTTGTGGTACTAAAGAAAAAGATAAAAATGAAGAATACTTAAATAATGTTATTGCAACAGTAGATAAAAGTTCTTATGATTTAGGACTTGCTACAGAACCACTTAATAACTTAAACTATGTTTTAAAACAATCTGTTAACAAAATCCTTCCTTCACTTGTTGATTCTTTCTTAAAAAATGGTCCAGTTGATTCTTTAAAATCAATCTTAAATACTTCTAAATTTAATATGGTTATGGTTGATACCAATTCAGGTAAAGGTTCATCTAATTTTGATTTTTATTACAATAGTACATTAGCTAAAGTAGGTGAAAACGAAAAACCAAATCCTTCAACTTCGAAATTAGCCAGTGAAAATGGATACGGGAATGTTCTTGGTTCTTCTTATGGACTTCATGATTTTGGTATCTTTGGTGGACTAGGTAGAGCTAGTGAAGGTGATGATGTTAAAAAACAATCAACAGTTTATGCCTTTCCTAACCCAAAAAACTCAAATAACTATATGGCAGCAACAGGTTTTGTTAACAAAGCCAAAAACATTTGAAGCAATGGTGATATTGTTACTGCTCAAGATTTAAGAGATTATCTTGAATATATTCTTGACTACAACAATGGTTCAGAAAAATTCGATCAAATTAAGAAAATGTCTATTCGTGGAGCTGAAGATTTTGCTAATGCTCAAAATGAATACAATAAAAAACATGGAAAATTCTACTCAAATCCTTGAGGAAGAAGAAGTTATGTACCTGGACCATTTGAAAAATATTCATATGTTCAAACAGCTAGTCCAGTATGAGAATCTCAAACAGAAGGTGACGAAAAAGAAGTTGAACAAATTAAACAAGCTGCTCTTAAATTCGGTTTTTATACAGGTCAATTATTTTTAGACTATACAAATGAAGATATTTTTAGTAACCTTGATTTAAACCCTTCTTTTGCTTTAGATAAAGAAGTGCAAGATTTTGTAATGCGTGATCCAAAATTCCCAAATGATGAATCAAAACGTAAAACAGTTACAATTATTAAAAATCAATATGTGAATCCATATCAAGAATTTGATTATACAGATCCAGCTACTCCAACTACATTAAAAGCTAGAATTCAATCTTTATCAGTAGATGAAAACAGTTTTACAATTATTTTTGATGAAAATAAAACACCTGATTTAAACTTTATTTTATCTCACATTTTAATGCAACTTTATCCAATCAATCGTAAGTATGTTGAAACACAAACTAAAGGAATTGATGATTATGGTTCAAGTCCAGAAAAATTCCTAACAAGTGGTCCATTTACTTTCGATCCAAAAGAAGTTGTACTTGGTCCACAAGGAAATATTACTCTAAATAAAAACCAAGAATATTATGATGTAGACAACATTATTCCTAACAAAATTAAGATTTTATTCTCAGTTGAAAGAAACATTAACTCAATTTTCTTCAAAGATGGTTATATTTCTCAAACAGTAATTCCAGGTAATGCAATTAACTCATTTTGAGCTAATCCTCAAACTAAAAAATACCTTAAAAAGAATTATGGTTATGGAACAATTGCGCTTGGATTTAATTTAGATCCAGAATCAAATGGACAAAGTTATATTCAAGATCAAAATATTAGAAATGCTATTTATTATGCTTTAAATCGTGAAGAAATGCTTAAATACGTTGGATGAGAGTTTTCTTTCCCGGTTAACAACTGAACAGCATATGGGCAATACAAAACAAAAGATGGACGTAATTTAGAAATGTTTTTCAGCAACAGAAAATTAAGAGCGAAAAACAATAAAGAGTACGAACTTCTTAACTATGATTATTTAGTACACCTTTCAAAATCATTTAATTTTGAAAATACAATCAGAGAAGATTTTGCTTTTGATTTAGAAACAGCTAGATTTTATGTTGAAGAATTCAAAAAGGCAAATCCAACTGTTAAATCAATCACTTTAAAATATTTAAACAACTCTTCTGACGAGCAAAAGAAAGCTGGTCAATATGTTAAAGAAAAAATTGAACAAATGAGTGATGGATTTATTAAAATTGAAATTAAAAGCTTGCCAGAAAACGTTTTTGGTAGTTTCTATGAAACTGGAGAATTCGATTTTGTGTACCAAAACTACGACAAAATTGGTGGAAACTCTCCACAAGACTATATTTCAGCTTTCTTTAAGAGAGATGGACTTAATTCACTAGAAGGTAGCTTGTTTGGATTTAAGGACAACCCAACTGGTGACTATATTTATGCTGATTACTTCACAAAACTAGTTGTAGATGCTAACTTTGAAGGTTCATTAGAAAAATTCCTTGAACCAGTTATAGTCCAAATTAAATATGTTATTAATGCTGATGCTGAATTAAAAGCAGAATTTGACAAAATTTATCAATCGCAAGCAAAACCAGCAATTATTAACTATGCTGAATCGAAGTTAGATCAAATTTGAGCTAAATTATTAGAAAAAAATCCAGAAAATGAAACTAAATTAGTAAAAAGTTTAGTTAAAGAACTTCTTCAATACTTATTAGTTAAAGATGCTAATATTGCTAAAACCAAATTAAGACATGCTGCTGTTTTCTGAATGAATTTAAGTTATTCAATTAGTGAGATTGCAAATATAACAAGCAGCACAAGACAAAGATTGCAAGAGCAACCAGTTTCTGACGGTAAAGATAAAACTTTAGATTTATGAGAGAAAGTAATTGAATTATCATTCCAAAAAAATGATGAATCAATTCAAGCTTATTCAGATCGTCTTAATGCTTTCTTTTCAGGAAACTTTACTGATTTAGAAATAGAGCAAGGTTGAAAAGAAGATGCTATTTTCCAATTAATTGGTACTTTTGAAAAAGTTGTTAGAGAAAACGCTTTTGTAGTACCTTTAATGGAAGTTGATACCAACTGAGAAGTAACGAAAGTTGGTGGTGTAAGTTCATTATTCACATTTGATTTACAATATGCATATGATGTAACTAAACCACCAAGACCAGGATTACCAAGAACAATCGGAGGAGGAAACTAG